The following proteins are co-located in the Neodiprion virginianus isolate iyNeoVirg1 chromosome 6, iyNeoVirg1.1, whole genome shotgun sequence genome:
- the LOC124307371 gene encoding nucleic acid dioxygenase ALKBH1 translates to MFKDSFKYYKSRDPPPDLDAVIDLKNPDLSKVRKISPVAIEEEQSSLGLRSTEDWNIYEIIAKPGLIFIENPFTSAGQRYWITRCVKDYSKKPNKTNLDLHQVLSENENWWDVCSDNVERAKVILPKLRWATLGYHHNWDTKVYSENFKGEMPDDMVDLTEYLARISGLCHFKAESAIINYYRMNSTLSGHTDKSEIDYEAPLFSVSFGQTGIFLVGGLSLEDPADALLLRSGDVVVMSKGSRLRYHGVPKILQADSMPWKNQNSTNDYKSKKMCIDWDKIMSYISESRVNMNVRQVLRPGQVSLDDKVL, encoded by the exons ATGTTCAAAGACTCTTTTAAGTATTACAAAAGCAGGGACCCACCCCCTGATCTTGATGCTGTTATCGATCTTAAAAATCCAGATTTATCCAAA gttagaaaaatttcacctgtTGCCATTGAGGAGGAGCAATCTTCGCTAGGGCTCAGGTCTACCGAGGATTGGaatatttacgaaattatCGCCAAACCGG GTctcatttttatcgaaaatcctTTCACCAGCGCCGGTCAACGGTATTGGATAACAAGATGCGTTAAAGATTATTCAAAGAAGccaaacaaaacgaatcttgaTTTGCACCAAGTCTTATCAGAGAATGAAAACTGGTGGGATGTGTGCTCTGA TAATGTTGAGCGAGCCAAAGTTATTTTGCCAAAATTAAGATGGGCAACGCTAGGTTATCACCACAATTGGGACACAAAAGTGTACTCCGAAAACTTCAAAGGCGAAATGCCCGATGACATGGTAGACCTCACAGAATATCTTGCGAGAATTTCTGGTCTATGTCATTTCAAAGCGGAATCAGCtataatcaattattacaGAATGAATTCAACTCTCTCCGGGCATACGGATAAATCTGAAATAGATTATGAAGCACCATTATTCTCTGTCAGTTTTGGTCAGactggaatatttttagtcGGGGGCTTATCGCTCGAAGATCCAGCCGATGCCCTGTTACTACGAAGTGGAGATGTTGTTGTCATGTCAAAAGGTTCCCGCCTCAGGTATCACGGTGTGCCTAAAATCTTACAAGCAGATTCTATGCcttggaaaaatcaaaattctacGAACGATTACAAATCTAAGAAGATGTGCATCGACTGGGATAAAATAATGTCATACATCTCTGAATCCCGCGTGAATATGAATGTCAGGCAGGTCTTAAGACCAGGACAAGTTTCGCTTGATGATAaagttttgtaa